AATTCAGCAATTTTAACTTCCTACATAGTGATCTTGCATCTCATTATGTTTTCTTGAGCTGCATTGGGCAGCCTTTGTGATCTTGCTTGATATCAAAAATGGCTTATGAAAGCTTGGATTTTTCAGCGAAATTCACAATGTGATAGGTGAATTGAGTGCATGCGGTCTTGATTGTGATGATGGTGGCCGCCGTTCACGGAGACCGACAAAGCCCCAAAACACACGAGGAACATTCTAGAAGGCCCCCATTGCTGCCGTCGGAGAAAGATTACAGTAATGGAGTTGCAAATAATCAGAGAAAGCCCAAATCGAGAATTGTTTCTTCTAGGTACATGTCCCCTTCTTCTTCGACTTCTACATCAAATTCGTcctcgtcttcttcctcttcgaGGAGGTGCCCTTCCCCTTTAATTTCGAGAAATTCGACGCCGGTTTCGAACGGGCCTTCTGCGAGCCCTAAGAGGTCTGTTTCCGTCGACCGCCGACGGCCGGCGGCGGCCAGACCTGTAGTATCCGATCTCGAATCGAAGAATGGAAATGCTGCTCAGGTGTCAGCTACCGCGAAGCTTCTCGTGACTTCTACCCGGAGTTTGTCGGTTTCGTTTCAGGGAGAAGCCTTTTCTCTGCCTATTAGTAAGACTAAGGCGGCGCCGCCGTCGCCTAATGTGAGAAAAGGGACGCCGGAGAGGAGAAGGGGTGGAACCCCGTTGAAAGGGGGAGGAGATCAGGTGGAGAATTCTAAGCCCTCTGATCACAACCGTTGGCCTGCCAGGAATCGGGTGGTTAATCCGTTGTCCCGGAGTTTGGATTGTCGTGGCAACGGAGGTGATCGGAGTAAGGTGGTGGGATCTGCGAATGGAATCCGTACTCTGCAGCAGTTGATGAATGATGAGAGGAGGCCTTCTCTTGATGGAAGGTTGAGTCTCGATTTGGGGGATTCTGACCTAATTAAGGCAGCTCCTGATGGGAATTCAGTTAACAATGGACTCTCATTTCCTTGTGATCTCACTGCATCTGATTCAGACAGTGTGTCTTCAGATAGTACTTCTGGAGTTCAAGAATTTGGTGGGGCTGTGAATGGCCGAAATGGGCCTCGCGGGATTGCTGTTTCGGCTAGATTTTGGCAAGAAACGAATAGCCGCTTGAGAAGGCTTCAGGATCCAGGCTCACCTCTATCAATGAGTCCTACCTCTAAAGTGATGATGCCACCAAATTTGAAAAGGAGTTCGAGTGATGGTCATGGTCTGTTGATGTCTCCCCCTGCTCGTGGTGGTATTAGACCTGCCTCACCTAGCAAGCTTATGACGCCTCTTGGATCATCTCCATCACGGGGCCATAGTCCATCTCGGATAAGAAATGCTGTTAGCACCATTAATAACAATTTCAACGAGACACCTTCAGTCCTTAGTTTTGCTGTTGATGTTCGGAGGGCTAAAGTTGGGGAGAGCCGGATTTTTGATGCGCACTTAGTGAGACTGTTGTACAACCGGAACCTGCAGTGGCGCTTTGTGAATGCAAGAACTGAGGCAGTTATGTTGGTGCAGAAACAGAGTGCAGAGGTGAGTGAGCATGTTTTGCTGTTACTTATTGTTTGAGTATACAAATTTGATATCTCGGTGTTATGGTGGATGCCAGCCTTTTTTCTGTTTCATTCTgagttttatttcatattcacCTTGAGAATATTACCAAGAAAATGAACATGAATCCCCCTACGATATGAGTATTGGAATATGTCAATTTGACATGTTAGGTTGACTTGTCGAAACAAGAGGACATGGTTTACGTTTTCTCATCTATCTTCCCGAGACAATGTCCTGATTAGGTTTTCTGATACTTATTCGGATGCTTTCTAAAAAAGAGAAACTTTATGGAAAGGGAGTCATAGTTTTGGAATGTCGGAAGGAATTCTTCAGGTTTTTATGTActagcatttaatgcaaaatctAATGCTTTTGCTTTaaattttcaactcattttttatataaaaattaaggGTTATTCGTAGTTTGTGGAGTTCCCCATCTTATCCTTCTGTTGCTGGATTCTGTAATGCAGGATATGAATCAAACCTTTTTCAAAGGTGGGGTTTTGAGCTGGGGAACAAACTATTATTCACCCAAAATATAATGTGCTTGTGAGTCGAATCTATGAAATTTCTTACATCTGACTTGATAAGGCTGAGTTAAAAAGAACATCTCTAGTTATCATTGCTCATTTGCTCTTAAGCATGGCAAGTTCTGTCCATTTCtcttaaaattatgtaatcttctttattttgatatcAGATTCAAAGGGACATAAATACACTTGTTGTGAGTCTGATCATGATTCATTACTTGTATGGTAGCTTTAGTTATTTACTTTCTTCAGACGTTCTATGTGCTAGACTAttgttttctcttttcctcATATCTTTCGTATATACTTCTACCTTTACTTTTACATACCTCTTCCTTTAAGCAATGCTGCCATAGATTTCGCGTGTTACACACCAAGACGGTTATCATCATTGATGCAGTTTCCgctattttaaaaagtattgCTTGTTCATCTCAGACATTTGTAGTGTTTTGATCGAAGGTTTCAGTTCTTTTGCTATTAAGTGAAGTAACATATTGTTCTCAGAAGCCAACTtctaaagtataaaaaaacaagCTTTTTTGCCACACTATCATCCAGTCAATTCTGCTCCACTCCATCCCTCTTTCGTAGCTGTGTATCTTTCCAGTTAGGTAACGGGAAGCCTTCCTCCACTACATGAATCCAAATTTGAGTTTATCCAAGAAAAAACATCTTAACTTATCAGTGTCTTGGTCTTCTTCCTTTCATAGAATTTTCTGATGCAAACATGGATGATCAGTCCATTTATTTTCAGTTGTGTTCTTCCGCGTCTCAATCTGGTCCTCCATAGTTATTTGTATGGAAACAGCTTGCTTTTTTTTGGCCTAATGTAAGGCCTTGGTTTCTATTTATCTTCATGCATTATTTGTCTGTGTGCGCCTAGCCCAATGCGTTGCTATCTTCTTATGGTATCTATTCCCGTACCATCCTGAATCTTATGGGCGTACCAGTAAGATCACTATAAAATCTTGTCTTGTGAAATTTTGCGATCTTATTCCTCTATTTGTATTTTGTACCAGAAAAATCTGTGGAATGCCTGGATAGCAATCTCCGATCTGCGTGATACTGTCACCAAAAAAAGCCATAGATTGCAGTTGCTGAGGCAAAAGTTGAGACTAGCTTCTATTCTTAAAGGACAAGTAAGCTTTTTTTCCCCTCTCATTTCTTAATTGATAATAGCAGACATTAGTGCTAATTTTCGTATTggcttatttatttaatttctatctTTAAGCCTGAAATTGTTGGAACAAGCTATAGCATTTATCATATGGTTTCACACAAATCCTAGAAACGGTATCTGTTTGGGACTCTTAGAGATGAGGCATAACACTGGTGAAGCTGAACTATTTTACAGCAAGAAGTCTACGAACTTTGTCTAAACTTTACACCTACCTATCTGTCATGAATATGCCATGCAACAATTTTCTTCGTCTCCCTCTGCTTGATACGATATTTACCTGAAATTCCATTTTATGTGGCTCCTGTGCGTTAGAATCTCATCTGTATTTGCATGAATCCACCTCAATATCATTCTGTTACCAATGCTGAAGTTTGCTTTGGAATTACTTTGGAATTCCCAATAGTGATGAAGTTAGTTTGTAAAATTGGGATTGAATCTAGGCAATAATTTCTTCTATTTGCTTTTGAGAAAAAGCCacaccaattttttttggtttatcatAATTCTTAGTTGTATAAGTTGGCTAATTATAAATGTGTAATTAGATAGTAGTATTACTCTGTTTTTGCACGAACATATGTGCAAGGCAAACATCCTAGTTTCGGTGTCTCTAATGTCCATTGATATCTTATCATTGTAGATGACCTTGTTAGAAAATTGGGCTTCATTGGAAAATGACCACTCAGTTTCTCTGCTTGGAGCTATTGAAGCCTTAAAGGCTAGCACTCTCCGTCTTCCAGTCGTTGGAGGAGCTACTGTACGTGCCTCTATTTTCAATTCAGAAACAATTTCTTTCCATAgttgaaaaaaagttaacCATGTCTTCATCTGTGGCAGGCTAACGTTCTAGGCTTGAAGGATGCTATAGGCTCGGCTGTTGATGTTATGCACGGAATGGCATCATCAATATGTTCGCTTCTGCCAGTGGTAATCTCAGCTGCCCTTTCCCTCTTTACACCATTGACTCGATTTAGCTGTTCATAAGcaagaaacagagaaaaagAGTAAAGCATCCATGGCTGAAATAGTTGATTGGTTTTCAGGTGGAAGAAGTGAACCTTTTAGTGACCGAACTGGCACAAGTGAGTGCCAAAGAGCGAGCTCTACTCGAACAATGCACCGATTTCATTTCCTTGTTAGCAGCCATGCAGGTACTTTCTACTGCTTCCCAATCCCTCCTTACCTACCCTAAAATTTATCTTCTACAATTGTCTACAATGAACGACCACTCCTATGAATCTGACAGGATCGAGCCACTAGTTTGAGAACGCATGTAATACAACATAACTGTGTACGATCAGCTTAACAAGAGAGTAGGACTGATTGCAGCCACTCGACAATATATGCTAACACCCATACTGAACCTTCAGACCTCGTGGAGGCGGCAGCGATTATGTGATAAGAAACGCAGCGAATCTcagccattttttttttcagtgcATCCTGACCTCCAGGTATCCAATTTTATAGGAAAGGGTCTTTTACCCTCTAATTTGCCGTACACATGCCTTTCATTCCCGGTTATTTTTTTCTGGTCTCGACGCTCTACCACATTTTCGGGAAGGAAAGTATGTACATATGTAATATTCTTGCTCTGTTTATTGTTAATCTTAGATCTATCTGAATGTGGTATTATACATGAAGGGAATTGCAGCATCTGAATCTATGAGCTGTTTGTTGAGCATTATTAAACTTCAGTTGCTTGGAATTGGATTCCAGATTCTCATATCTTTGAGGAAAACTAGGAAATGAGAATCTTGGACATCTGGTTACGTAGTTTCGTCAATCCATGTGTTTTGTgagggaaaaaaatatatataggagaaaaaaagcaaaaatccTCCAAATGAAAAATTCGCGTGCTCCGATCTTATATTTTGAAAGAGGTGCGAATTTaatccaaaaaatgaaaagtcaGTCCAATTTACTCCCAAAATTCTGAAATCTCTCGATTCTAAcacatttttctaatttttttgctATTACAACACCTTTTCGTAAAAATATGCGATCTTTAAAATTTCAGAAATCGCAAATTTTCAACTTGACAAATCTAAAACATAAGTATTCAAAAGTATGGAAgttgttttaaaatatgtactacTATACATTTCACAAGAAGGTAATTTTCTATAAATGCACAAACTATTAtcagattttgatttttaattaagtaaagaaaattGATGAGACTTGTAtgcattaaaatgaaatgtaatgTCAATTGAAATTGTGATCGATTGGCCTCCCACGATATCAAACCTCCAAATTAATGTGAAAAGCAGACGTcatatcaaataaattgtAATAATGAAATTCCATATGTATGATCTAATCAAATAAAAGTGATGGTTGTAAACATAGAcgtaaaaagaaattgaaaatttaatttcttgcaGTTCCATAGATAATCATCTTGTCCAATGAAATAAACTGCTATTGAACATATGAATATGCAGCCAAATATTGGAAAGCTATATTCATATCATAAATATCAAAGGATGTTTCagtttaattttgattatgctccaaaaaaaaattaaatctttatataagtcttgaatttattttcttctccaTTTAATTCTCTTATTAAAAACTAAAGGACCCttctcaatctctctctctcttcccaTTGTCGTTTCTACATTATGTTCTGCTGAGCTACGGTGGGGAGAAATGGTTCTGCAAAATTCGATTTTTCAATTCACAATGTGATAGGGGAATCCACTCGTTAATGCAGTCTCGATTATGATGATGGTGGCCGCTGTTCTCGAACCAGTTTCAACAGCCAAACCGCAAACCCCCAAAACACAGCAAGAACATTCTAGAAGACCGCCATTGGTGGAGCCGGAGAAAGGTTACGCCAATGGAGTTGCAATTAATCAAAGGAAACCAAAATCAAGAGTCGTTTCATCTAGATACATGTCCCCTTCACCTTCGACTTCCACTTCCGCATCAAATtcatcctcttcttcttcttcttcttccaatGCGAGAAGGTACCCTTCCCCTTTAATTTCACGAAGCTCGACGCCGGCGCCGAATGCCCCCAAGAGGTCCGTTTCCGTCGACCGGCGGAGGTCGGCAGCGGCCAGACCCCTAATGTCCGATCTCGATTCAAGGAGTGGAAATGCTGCTGAATTGTCAGCTGCTCGCCTGACTTCTACCCGGAGTTTGTCGGTATCGTTTCAAGGAGAGGCCTTTTCGCTTCCCATTAGTAAAACTAAGGCGGCGCCGCCGTCGCCTAATGTGAGGAAAGTGACGCCGGAGAGGAGAAGGGGTGGCACTCCGTTGAGAGGGGGAGGAGATCAGGTGGAGAATTCTAAGCTTTCTGATCACAATCGTTGGCCTGCCAGGAATCGGGGAGGTAATCTGTTGTCACAGAGTTTGGATTGCCGTGGCGGTGGTGATCGGAGTAAGGTGGTGGGATCTGTGAATGGAATTCGAACTCTGCAGCAATTGATTAATGATGGGACGAGGGCTTCTCTTGATAGAAGGTTGAGTCTTGATTTGGGGAATTCTGACCTAATAAAGGCAGCTCCTGATGGGAATTCAGTTAGTAATGGAGTCTCATTGCCTTGTGATCTCACTGCATCGGATTCAGATAGTGTTTCCTCAGACAGTACTTCAGGAGTTCAAGAATTCGGTGGGGGTGTCAATGGTCGGAATGGGCCGCGCGGGATAGCACGTTCGGCTAGGTTTTGGCAGGAAACGAATAGCCGGTTGAGGAGGCTGCAGGATCCAGGTTCACCTCTGTCAATGAGTCCTACCTCTAAACTGATGGTGCCACCAAATTTGAGGAGTTCTAGTGATGGTCATGGTCTTTCGATGTCATCCCCTGCTCGTGGCGCGTCCCCTGCTCGCGGTGGTATAAGACCTGCCTCTCCGAGCAAGCTCATGACGCCTGTTAGgtcatctccatctccatctcgGGGCCACAGTCCGTCTCGGATAAAAAATGCTGTTAGCACCATTAATAACAATTTCACTGAGTCACCTTCAGTCCTTAGTTTTGCTGTAGATGTCCGGAGGGGCAAAGTTGGGGAAAATCGGATTTTTGATGCACACTTGTTGAGACTCTTGTACAACCGGAACCTGCAGTGGCGCTTTGTAAATGCAACAACTGAGGCGGTTATGTCGGCGCAGAAACACAGTGCAGAGGTGAGGATTTTTGGTGTTACTTAATGTTTGAGCATACAAATATGGTTTTTTGTTGTTGCCTTGAATCATGTTTGAAATTGTTGTAAGATATATGTGATGGGTGCTACGCCTCATTcgtatttcattttgatttatttcatgtttataGTGTACCTTGAGAAATTGACTATTAAGAAATGAACACAGATCTGTTGATGAGTATAAGTACATGACTATTTTGCGATTTGTCAAGCTGACATGCATGTTAGTTGTGTCGAAACTAGAGCATGTTTTCCGTTAATATGGCCATGTCGTCATCTTGGATTTAGCATATTTTCTTCTGATGAAGGTGTAGTGTACAAGTGTAAGATGCTACAAGCTTGGGTATCATGGTCATAAATAACAAACCAATTACTATCCATCTCTGTTGATGCCTTTTACCAAATATGGCATTGCAATGCTAGTTTAGATGTACAGCATATATGGCATAATTTTATGTATCTTAGTATGGTCAGAGACTCAGATAGAATTTATCGACACTTCGATTCATTCAGTTATTCCAATTATCCATATTGAGTTTTGCGAAAATGGGTAGATGATAATTCACTGTACATTTTGGGGAGGCCTTATATGGAATGAGAATCCTTGTTTCAGAATATTGGTTGAtctatatagtactcctagtatttATTTCAGTCAGATGTTGTACTTGCTAGATCATcgttttttctcttttatcatATCCTTTGTATACTTTTACCTTCAAGCAATGGCTTCAACAGATTTGTGTATAGATATGAAGATGCTTATCATCTTTGATGCAGACAGTTCAGGAgttctctcccttctctctttttaAACCTAGTTCTTGCCTAATATTCACACCCTCCATTGTTACATTAGCAAAAGAAATTCGCTTTTTTTGCCAATTGTTAAGCCTTAGTTTGTATTGATGTTCATGCATGAGTTGCTACCCAACCCTTTGTTATCTTCTTATGGTATGATAATCTACTAACATCCAGAACACTTTTGGCATGGCTGTTACACTGCTTTATAATCTTGCCTCGTAAAGTTTCATGATTTTATTCCTTCATTTGTACCAGAAAAATTTGTGGAACGCCTGGATAGCAATCTCTGACCTACGTGATACTGTCACCATAAAAAGTCATAAACTTCAGTTGCTGAGGCAAAAGTTGAGATTAGCTTCTATTCTCAAAGGACAAGTAAGCTTTAATTTCATCATAGTATCTCAATTGATAATAGCTGACTAGATCACTAAGAAAtaaatttctcaattaataAGTTCATTGGTAGCCTGACTACAAATATCTTCTGCAATTATATATCTCGACCTCGATATCATTCTGTCACCAATTCCAAGTTTTACTTTGAACTAACTTCTGAATTCCAAATGTTGATGAAGTTAGTTGTAAATGCTGGGCTTTGAAACTAGGCAATTTTTAGTGTATAGTACTTGTAACCTTTGATTAgcttatcattttttaatctcaTTTGGATGATGTATTCTCCTGCTTGTGCAAGTAAAACGCCTTAGTTTCGGTGGCTCTAATGTCTCCTGAACGTATTTTCTTTTAGATGACCTTATTAGAGGAATGGGCTTCTATGGAAGGAGACCACTCAGATTCTCTGCTTGGAGCTATCGAATCCTTAAAGGCTAGCACACTTCGTCTTCCAGTCGTTGGAGGAGCTACTGTATGTATCTTGCAATGCTTTCAGTTCAGTAACAATTCTTTcgataattttgaataaagttAACCACGTTTTCGATCATGACAGGCCAATGTTCTAGGCTTGAAGGATGCAATAGGTTCGGCTTTTGATGTTATGCACGGAATGGCATCATCAATATGTTTACTTCTGACAGTGGTAATCTCATTGCTGCTCTCTCCCTCTTCACATCATTGACTAAAAATGCTCAATTTTATGCTCATGAGCAAGAAGCAGACGAAGGAGTCGCCTAATCCATGTGAATTTCGATGAATAATTACACGTTTCATGGCTGAAAGTTAGCTGTTAATTGTTTTCAGGTTGAGGAAGTAAACACTCTAGTAACAGAACTTGCACAAGTGACTGCCAAAGAGCAAGCTTTACTCGAACAATGCACAGATCTGATTTCCTCGTTAGCAGCCATGCAGGTAGTTCCCCTCCTCTCTTGCCTACCCGATAATTTCTTGTCAACGACTATAACAACTCCTCTTCCTACGAATGAATCAGGTACGAGACACTAGTTTGAGAACACATGTAATACAGCATAACTTTGTACGATCAGCTTAACAAAGAGAAGTAGAACTGATTGCACTCGACAATATTCAACTCTAGATGCTAACACCATACACTACCTTCAGACCTCGTGGAGGCAGCCGTGATTATGTGATAAGAAACGGAGAAAATTCCCCTCCAGGTTTCCGATATTACAGGAAACGGGGTCTTTTATCCTCTAATTAGCCtatctttttagttttcatttaCGTACTTTATTCTCTAGAGGAaactatgtatatatgtaatatTCTTACTGTTTTTTGTTAATCTTAGATTTTGTCTGAGTGCTATTTTACACGAAGGGCATTGCAGAATCTGAACCTAGGAGCTTGTTGTTCAAGTTTATGGCTGTCTTAGTGATTTTCGTGTTATATATGGGAAAATTGTGTAAAAGGGGTGAACCTTTATAATTCATTATATTgctcttttaaaaattaaatgacaccacaagaaagaaatgaaaaataaatgaacacTTTAATGCGCTACATAAATGTTTGTGTGAGGTCTACTGTTTCAGTCAATCCACTAATA
The genomic region above belongs to Salvia hispanica cultivar TCC Black 2014 chromosome 3, UniMelb_Shisp_WGS_1.0, whole genome shotgun sequence and contains:
- the LOC125211258 gene encoding QWRF motif-containing protein 2-like; the protein is MMVAAVHGDRQSPKTHEEHSRRPPLLPSEKDYSNGVANNQRKPKSRIVSSRYMSPSSSTSTSNSSSSSSSSRRCPSPLISRNSTPVSNGPSASPKRSVSVDRRRPAAARPVVSDLESKNGNAAQVSATAKLLVTSTRSLSVSFQGEAFSLPISKTKAAPPSPNVRKGTPERRRGGTPLKGGGDQVENSKPSDHNRWPARNRVVNPLSRSLDCRGNGGDRSKVVGSANGIRTLQQLMNDERRPSLDGRLSLDLGDSDLIKAAPDGNSVNNGLSFPCDLTASDSDSVSSDSTSGVQEFGGAVNGRNGPRGIAVSARFWQETNSRLRRLQDPGSPLSMSPTSKVMMPPNLKRSSSDGHGLLMSPPARGGIRPASPSKLMTPLGSSPSRGHSPSRIRNAVSTINNNFNETPSVLSFAVDVRRAKVGESRIFDAHLVRLLYNRNLQWRFVNARTEAVMLVQKQSAEKNLWNAWIAISDLRDTVTKKSHRLQLLRQKLRLASILKGQMTLLENWASLENDHSVSLLGAIEALKASTLRLPVVGGATANVLGLKDAIGSAVDVMHGMASSICSLLPVVEEVNLLVTELAQVSAKERALLEQCTDFISLLAAMQDRATSLRTHVIQHNCVRSA
- the LOC125211028 gene encoding QWRF motif-containing protein 2-like isoform X1; this encodes MMMVAAVLEPVSTAKPQTPKTQQEHSRRPPLVEPEKGYANGVAINQRKPKSRVVSSRYMSPSPSTSTSASNSSSSSSSSSNARRYPSPLISRSSTPAPNAPKRSVSVDRRRSAAARPLMSDLDSRSGNAAELSAARLTSTRSLSVSFQGEAFSLPISKTKAAPPSPNVRKVTPERRRGGTPLRGGGDQVENSKLSDHNRWPARNRGGNLLSQSLDCRGGGDRSKVVGSVNGIRTLQQLINDGTRASLDRRLSLDLGNSDLIKAAPDGNSVSNGVSLPCDLTASDSDSVSSDSTSGVQEFGGGVNGRNGPRGIARSARFWQETNSRLRRLQDPGSPLSMSPTSKLMVPPNLRSSSDGHGLSMSSPARGASPARGGIRPASPSKLMTPVRSSPSPSRGHSPSRIKNAVSTINNNFTESPSVLSFAVDVRRGKVGENRIFDAHLLRLLYNRNLQWRFVNATTEAVMSAQKHSAEKNLWNAWIAISDLRDTVTIKSHKLQLLRQKLRLASILKGQMTLLEEWASMEGDHSDSLLGAIESLKASTLRLPVVGGATANVLGLKDAIGSAFDVMHGMASSICLLLTVVEEVNTLVTELAQVTAKEQALLEQCTDLISSLAAMQVRDTSLRTHVIQHNFVRSA
- the LOC125211028 gene encoding QWRF motif-containing protein 2-like isoform X2, encoding MMMVAAVLEPVSTAKPQTPKTQQEHSRRPPLVEPEKGYANGVAINQRKPKSRVVSSRYMSPSPSTSTSASNSSSSSSSSSNARRYPSPLISRSSTPAPNAPKRSVSVDRRRSAAARPLMSDLDSRSGNAAELSAARLTSTRSLSVSFQGEAFSLPISKTKAAPPSPNVRKVTPERRRGGTPLRGGGDQVENSKLSDHNRWPARNRGGNLLSQSLDCRGGGDRSKVVGSVNGIRTLQQLINDGTRASLDRRLSLDLGNSDLIKAAPDGNSVSNGVSLPCDLTASDSDSVSSDSTSGVQEFGGGVNGRNGPRGIARSARFWQETNSRLRRLQDPGSPLSMSPTSKLMVPPNLRSSSDGHGLSMSSPARGASPARGGIRPASPSKLMTPVSFAVDVRRGKVGENRIFDAHLLRLLYNRNLQWRFVNATTEAVMSAQKHSAEKNLWNAWIAISDLRDTVTIKSHKLQLLRQKLRLASILKGQMTLLEEWASMEGDHSDSLLGAIESLKASTLRLPVVGGATANVLGLKDAIGSAFDVMHGMASSICLLLTVVEEVNTLVTELAQVTAKEQALLEQCTDLISSLAAMQVRDTSLRTHVIQHNFVRSA